The following coding sequences are from one Odontesthes bonariensis isolate fOdoBon6 chromosome 10, fOdoBon6.hap1, whole genome shotgun sequence window:
- the ormdl2 gene encoding ORM1-like protein 2 encodes MNVGVAHSEVNPNTRVMNSRGIWLTYLLLTVVLHIVLLSIPFFTVPLVWTLTNVIHNLVMYLFLHTVKGTPFETPDQGKARLLTHWEQMDYGVQFTSSRKFLTISPIVLYILASFYTKYDPTHFFINTCSLLSVLLPKLPQFHGVRLFGINKY; translated from the exons ATGAATGTTGGCGTGGCTCACAGCGAGGTGAACCCCAACACGCGAGTgatgaacagcagaggaatATGGCTCACCTATCTGCTGCTCACCGTCGTATTGCACATCGTCCTGCTCAGCATTCCTTTCTTCACTGTGCCGCTCGTCTGGACCCTCACCAATGTCATTCACAACCTG GTAATGTACCTGTTTCTACACACGGTAAAGGGCACTCCTTTCGAAACACCAGACCAAGGCAAAGCTCGTCTGCTCACACACTGGGAACAGATGGACTACGGTGTCCAATTCACTTCTTCGCGCAAATTCCTTACCATCTCGCCAATTGTTCT GTATATCCTCGCCAGTTTCTACACAAAATACGATCCTACACATTTTTTCATCAACACCTGCTCCCTCCTTAGCGTTCTCCTCCCAAAGCTGCCTCAGTTTCATGGAGTACGGCTATTTGGCATCAACAAGTACTGA
- the nemp1 gene encoding nuclear envelope integral membrane protein 1, translating to MAGCMKIINGYVSASTTLLVYMILFICLLQTSHQTTGNKHPVVDLQDGEERVMSGSNRFCYKNPVAPTWRQTWTRIQVKVWSSKVFKVETVEGEEELQELERFSFWGWFQSLLSERHNETSINISLFSKTTCFKVDPSDKTQYTVKPIRKFDIYLFLVFLSGTLLFVFATSLSRSQIFYYSAGMSTGTIASLIILFFILARFLPKKSPFYVLIVGGWSFSLYAIQLVYRNLSIILREHWHMVIGYVSVVGFISFAVCYRYGPLVDERSINILSWTLQLFGLVLIYLGIQIQQVAFAIIVAALVSNNLEYPVSLVVAAWRRIRRHIHWKPQPYRLLTEEEYQKQGEEETRRALEELRKCCNSPEFSPWKAVSRLQSPKRFADFIEGSPHLMPNEVSVHVQEYGSFFEDEFFDTDDEEDDVKSMTTPE from the exons ATGGCGGGATGCATGAAAATAATAAACGGTTACGTCTCAGCAAGCACCACATTGCTGGTTTACATGATCCTCTTTATTTGTTTACTTCAAACGTCACACCAGACTACGG GTAACAAGCATCCAGTCGTTGATCTTCAGGATGGAGAAGAGCGCGTCATGTCAGGATCCAACCGGTTCTGTTACAAAAATCCTGTTGCTCCAACTTGGAGGCAAACATGGACCAGAATTCAG GTGAAAGTTTGGAGTTCAAAGGTGTTTAAGGTGGAAACCGTGGAAGGTgaggaggagctgcaggagctggagcGCTTCAGTTTCTGGGGCTGGTTTCAGAGCTTGTTAAGTGAGCGACATAACGAAACCTccatcaacatcagcctcttcAGCAAGACGACGTGCTTCAAGGTCGATCCTTCTGATAAAACCCAGTACACTGTCAAACCCATACGTA AGTTTGATATCTATTTGTTTTTGGTGTTCCTGTCTGGGACATTGTTGTTTGTCTTTGCAACCTCCCTCAGCAG GAGTCAAATTTTCTACTACTCCGCTGGTATGAGCACAGGCACGATCGCCTCTCTCATCATCCTTTTTTTCATTCTGGCACGCTTTTTGCCAAAG AAAAGCCCCTTTTATGTGTTGATAGTTGGTGGCTGGTCGTTCTCTCTGTATGCCATCCAGCTTGTCTACAGGAACCTCAGCATAATTCTGCGAGAACACTGGCACATGGTTATAG GTTATGTATCGGTGGTGGGATTCATCAGCTTTGCTGTGTGTTACCGTTACGGTCCTCTGGTGGATGAGAGGAGCATCAACATCCTGTCATGGACCCTGCAGCTGTTTGGTCTGGTCCTGATTTATTTGGGAATTCAGATTCAGCAAGTTGCCTTTGCTATCATCGTGGCAGCTTTGGTTTCCAATAATCTGGAGTACCCCGTCTCTCTCGTAGTTGCAGCTTGGAG GAGAATCAGGCGGCATATTCACTGGAAGCCTCAGCCGTACCGCCTGCTGACTGAGGAGGAGTATCAAaagcagggagaggaagagaCTCGGCGGGCTCTGGAGGAGCTGCGGAAATGCTGTAACAGCCCAGAGTTCAGCCCGTGGAAGGCTGTGTCAAGGCTTCAGTCCCCTAAAAG GTTTGCGGATTTTATTGAAGGATCACCTCACTTGATGCCAAACGAGGTGTCGGTCCACGTGCAGGAATATGGATCTTTTTTCGAGGATGAATTTTTTGACACCGACGATGAGGAAGACGATGTCAAGTCCATGACGACTCCAGAGTGA